A portion of the Vicia villosa cultivar HV-30 ecotype Madison, WI unplaced genomic scaffold, Vvil1.0 ctg.000758F_1_1, whole genome shotgun sequence genome contains these proteins:
- the LOC131630986 gene encoding peroxiredoxin-2F, mitochondrial-like, translated as MATLINRVRSSSTTKSLSSALLGIRSYAKVATGTDILSAASNVSLQKARSWDEGVESKFSTTPVKDIFKDKKVVIFGLPGAYTGVCSSKHVPPYKENIEKFKAKGIDSVICVAVNDPYTVNAWADKIQAKDAIEFYGDFDASFHKSLELTTDLSAGLLGIRSERWSAYVVDGKVKALNVEESPSDVKVSGAETILGQI; from the exons ATGGCAACCTTAATCAATCGTGTCCGTTCTTCCTCCACCACAAAATCACTGTCTTCAGCTCTTCTTGGAATCAGATCCTACGCAAAGGTTGCAACTGGAACTGATATCCTCTCTGCCGCATCCAATGTTTCTCTACAGAAAGCTCGCTCTTGGGACGAAGGTGTTGAATCCAAATTCTCCACTACCCCTGTCAAAGACATCTTCAAG GATAAGAAAGTTGTGATCTTTGGTCTCCCA ggTGCATATACTGGAGTTTGTTCAAGCAAACATGTTCCTCCTTACAAGGAAAATATTGAGAAGTTTAAAGCTAAAGGAATTGATTCTGTTATTTGTGTGGCTGTTAATGATCCATATACTGTCAATGCTTGGGCTGACAAGATTCAAGCCAAAGATGCT ATTGAGTTCTATGGGGACTTTGATGCGAGCTTTCACAAAAGTTTAGAATTAACTACTGATCTATCTGCTGGTTTGCTTGGAATCCGATCTGAAAG ATGGTCAGCATATGTTGTAGATGGAAAAGTGAAGGCTCTTAATGTTGAAGAATCTCCATCTGATGTCAAAGTTTCTGGAGCAGAGACCATTTTGGGACAAATTTGA